One stretch of Aquisalimonas asiatica DNA includes these proteins:
- a CDS encoding ABC transporter permease subunit (The N-terminal region of this protein, as described by TIGR01726, is a three transmembrane segment that identifies a subfamily of ABC transporter permease subunits, which specificities that include histidine, arginine, glutamine, glutamate, L-cystine (sic), the opines (in Agrobacterium) octopine and nopaline, etc.) — MEFRWDVVWTAMPQMIQGAQLTAQITLLGIGGGLIIGTLCGLVMAFRIPVIHWLVFAYISVIRGTPIVVQAMFIYFALPMTLDITLSGFAAASLCLAMNAGAYITEIVRGAVISIDKGLTDAGLALGMSYPQVLMTVVGPLAFRRTIPPLGNQFIISLKDSALFLVIGVAELAQRGEQLTAQTGRALEIWTAVAVFYLIMTFTLAMIMRMIERRMTIL, encoded by the coding sequence ATGGAGTTTCGCTGGGACGTGGTCTGGACAGCCATGCCGCAAATGATCCAGGGCGCACAGCTCACCGCCCAGATCACCCTCCTCGGCATTGGCGGCGGACTCATCATCGGCACGCTCTGCGGCCTGGTCATGGCGTTCCGCATCCCCGTGATCCACTGGCTGGTGTTCGCCTATATCTCCGTGATCCGCGGCACACCCATCGTGGTCCAGGCGATGTTCATCTACTTCGCCCTGCCCATGACCCTGGACATCACCCTGTCCGGTTTCGCCGCGGCATCGCTGTGCCTGGCCATGAACGCCGGCGCCTACATCACCGAAATCGTCCGCGGAGCGGTCATCTCCATCGACAAGGGGCTCACGGACGCCGGCCTGGCCCTGGGCATGTCGTATCCGCAGGTGCTGATGACCGTGGTGGGCCCGCTCGCTTTCCGGCGGACCATCCCGCCGCTGGGTAACCAGTTCATCATCAGCCTCAAGGACTCGGCGCTGTTCCTCGTCATCGGCGTCGCCGAGCTGGCCCAGCGCGGCGAGCAGCTCACGGCCCAGACCGGGCGGGCGCTGGAGATCTGGACGGCGGTGGCGGTGTTCTACCTGATCATGACCTTCACCCTCGCCATGATCATGCGCATGATCGAACGGAGGATGACCATCCTGTGA
- a CDS encoding amino acid ABC transporter ATP-binding protein, with protein MSLITCQKLSKHFGDTPVLQDIDLTVEAGEVVVIVGPSGSGKSTLLRCINVLEPLTGGTLEIDGKRLGERGTSARAIRRETGMVFQQFNLFPHMTARENVMLGPRKVRGQSRTEARATADRLLERVGLLQWADQLPGQLSGGQQQRVAIARALAVNPKVMLFDEPTSALDPELRGEVLQAMQDLAAEGMTMLIVTHEMRFAEAAANRLIFMDQGRVVHDGRPGPMFADPPSERFREFLGHVKS; from the coding sequence GTGAGCCTCATTACCTGTCAGAAGCTGAGCAAGCATTTCGGTGACACGCCGGTCCTGCAGGATATCGATCTGACCGTGGAGGCCGGCGAGGTGGTGGTCATCGTCGGCCCGTCCGGCTCCGGCAAATCCACCCTCCTGCGATGCATCAACGTGCTGGAGCCCCTGACCGGGGGCACGCTGGAGATCGACGGCAAACGCCTCGGCGAGCGGGGCACCAGCGCCCGCGCCATCCGCCGGGAGACCGGGATGGTGTTCCAGCAGTTCAACCTGTTTCCGCACATGACCGCCCGGGAAAACGTCATGCTCGGGCCGCGCAAGGTGCGCGGCCAGTCCCGCACCGAGGCCCGCGCCACCGCGGACCGGCTGCTGGAACGGGTCGGCCTGCTGCAGTGGGCGGACCAGCTCCCCGGCCAGCTGTCCGGCGGCCAGCAGCAGCGCGTGGCCATCGCCCGCGCCCTGGCGGTGAACCCGAAGGTGATGCTGTTCGACGAGCCCACCTCGGCCCTGGACCCGGAGCTGCGGGGGGAGGTGCTGCAGGCCATGCAGGACCTGGCCGCCGAGGGCATGACCATGCTCATCGTCACCCACGAAATGCGCTTCGCCGAAGCCGCAGCGAACCGCCTGATCTTCATGGACCAGGGCCGGGTGGTCCACGACGGCCGCCCCGGCCCCATGTTCGCCGACCCGCCCTCGGAGCGCTTCCGGGAGTTCCTGGGACACGTCAAATCCTGA